TTCATTCCGACAACTGCGGGTTCTCTAGTAAATTGTTAGAGTATCTTTAGAGTGCCTATAGGCATTTATTAGAGCATTATTAGATTTTTACTAGAGATTCGCTAGTTTCCTCCTTTTTCCAGTAATTCGGCAAAAGCTTCTTCAGGTTTTCATCATTCCCCGGCTTCTGGTAATAACTGAAATTCCCGCTTTTTTCTAACCAGATTATTGTCAATTACACGTAATCTACTGATAAATACTGAAAATATTTTAGCAAACCCTTGTTTTTCTCAAACAATATGGTTATATTTGTAACCATATTAAAGATTCACTGTCATGGGAAAAAGGGTCATCGAGATCAAGGCGAAGAATGGAACGGTATATCTCTACGAGGATGAGTCATACTGGGACAGGGAAAAGGGTTACTCAACGCACAAGCGCACCTGTATTGGCAAGAAGGGGGCAGATGGTGAGGCTATTTACAACACTTACTATAGGAACCGGGAAAAGATGCATCAACTAGCCGCAGAGGTAAAGAAGCCCAACGAGGTATCCAACACCACATTCGTTGGAGAGACGATGATACTTGACAAGGTGACCCGGGATACTGGTGTTTCACGCGTTTTGACCGAGAGCTACGGGGAGAATGATGCCCGCAAGATCATCGCGTTGTCATACTACCAGATATGTCGGGGGAAGGCATTGAGCAACGCGGAAGACTGGTTGGAGCAGCGCGGTTTGGGGAAGATGGGGTTGAGTTCACAAAGGGTGTCCGAATTGCTCGGGAGATTGAAGCAAGACAAGGTGAACACGTTCTTTCAACTCTGGGCGGGGGAACACGCGGAAAAAGGGAGCCAGCTATTCGATTTGACCAGCGTGAGTACCTACGGCAAACGAAACCCTTACGCGGAGTACGGGTACAACAGGGATAGGGAAAACCTCGAGCAAATCAACCTGGCACTGCTGACCTCGTGTGGGAGCGGGCTGCCTATGTGGTACCAGGTGCTCCCCGGGAGCATGTCCGACAAGGTGATCCTGGATCAGGTGTTGTCGATGATGAAGAAGATGGAAGTCCCAAGGTTTACCTTCGTGGGTGATCGCGGTTTTTATAGTGACTACAACCTTGAGCTGTTGTCACGCGAGGGCTACAAGTTCACCATCCCGGTGCCGTCCAATGTCGCATGGCAAAAGAAATTGATTGCGGAACATCGCGACACACTTGTGCGCCCGGGGAACCTGATCGAGGAAAATGGGAGTATCATGTACGGGAAGACCATCTACAAGACTACCCCTGCTCATGGCAGAACCTGGTATCACCTGTATTTTGACCCCGCGAGAAAAGACAAGATCATAGCCTCTTTCATGCAAAAGCTAAGGGCTTTGAAAGATGAGCTGGAAGCAGACAAGCTTGTAGAATCACACCGGACGATGTATGAGCGTTACTTCATCGTCAAGGAGACCCCGGTTCGGGGCCGGTCGGTGAATTATAACGATGAGGCGATACAGGAGTTCATCAACAGTGACAGTTGTTACTGGGTACTGATCTCTACCTCAGCCAAAACGGCGGTTCAGGCACTGGAACAATACCGGGAGAGAAACGGTGTGGAATTGTACTTCGATGATGAGAAGAATCTCCTGGACTTGAGACGCCTGAAGAACCATAGCGAGCAGACGATCAAGGGAAAAATTTTCGTGACCTTCATCTCTCTGATCATCCTTGCAAGGTTACGAAAGATGGTGGACCAGATTGACAAGAAGAAACGCAAACACTGGTCTGAACAAGATATGTTGCGCAAGGTGGAAACTTATGCAAGGGTTCACTTCGAGGGAAAATACAAGGATGTGTACTCCACACCCACCGCGGCTCAGCGACTAGTCTTCGACCTCCTGGAGATACCATACACCTTCAAGGGTAAGGAAAGTACATCGGGAAGAGAGCTGTAAATATGGTTACAAAAGCACGGGATTTTCGGGTAATAAGGCATCTTGCCTATCACATCGATAAGCCATTCCCGCGGGTTCACCCCCTGCTCCTTGCATGAGGTCAACAGGGAGCAGATTATGGCCGTGTTCTCTGCTGCCTCGTGGTTCCCGCAGAACATGAAGTTCTTTCGAGACAGGGCAATGGGACGGATCGCATTTTCAGCCATGTTGTTGTCGAGCAATAGTCGCCCATCTTTCATGTAATTCTTCATTCGCGGCCAATAATTATACGTGTATTTGAGAGCTTCACCAATAAGACTTTGGGGTAGAACCGTAGGGAAGGTTTTACTCACCCATACTTCAAGTGAGTCCATGATTGGTGTAGCAAGTTCCTCCCTGAGTTTTGCCCGTTCCTCGTACGATAGGTTTCGCTCGTCAGCCATCCTCTCTATCCGGTACAGCTTCTGGATCTCTTTCAGGGCATGTTCTGCCAGTGCTTTATTCTCATTCAGGGCCTTTTCGTAATAGCGCCTTATGTGGACGATGCAGCTGACGAGACACACCTTATCTCCCTTGTCAAAGACATTGTAGGCTTGCCAACCGTCACTTTGCAGGTAACCGGTAAAGGATTTCAGTAAGGTACCCACGGTTTCCTGGGACCTGGAACCATCGTTGTAATAAAAGAAAACCAGTTTCTTCATGACTGCTCTCACCATCCACAAGTACTCTTTTTTTGCCTTGTGACTTTCCTTGTTGATCACCGGTAGGGTGGTTTCATCCACCTGGAGGTAATCAGTATCAACAACCTCTCTCTTAAGTGCCTCGTAGAGCGGCTTCAGGAGCTCGCAAGCGGGCTTGAACCAACCGGAGATCGTATTCTCCGGTATCTTCACCCCCAAGTGTTGGAACTGCTGTACCTGGCGGTAAAAGGGGAGATGATACACATACTTCCCAAGCAGGATCTCTGCGAGAAGACTGGCTCCTGGGAGCCCCTTGTATATGGGCAGTAACGGGAGCGGGGCGATGATCACACCGGGTGTGCCATCAACTGCCGGTGCAGTGTTGTCTTTTAAACCGTACTTGGGGCGTACAAGCTCTTTCACGTACAGCTTCCCGGGTTCAAACTCCAGTGTACGGGTACGTTCCTCACCGATACGCTTGTATTTGTCCAGATCAAGTTCTTCAGGTTCAAGCAGCACCTCCACCACGGGCAGATCCTCCAACATCTTGCGGTTGGATCTCTCTTTCTTCCTTGTGCGTGTCTGCTCCTCAATCTGCTTCTCGGCAGCAGCACGGGCGGCTTCGATCTCAGCCAGTCGCTTCTCCTCGTCTGCAATCGTTTCAAACAATGAGAGCTGGTTGGGATCCAGCTGGGATAGCTTTTCGCTTTTACGCCCATAAAACTGGCGGGTGAACCAGGCGATTTGTGCCAGCAGCTTATCCATCCGCTGCTGCATCCCGGAGAGTTGTTCCGATAGCTTCGTGTTAGCCTCGGTGAGCTGACGGATTTGTTCCGCCTGCGATTGTATGAGGAGTTCTACGGCTTGCATCTGGTCCATTTCCCGGGTTTTTATCTAGTCATAAAAATACAAAAAAACCCTGATCTGGACAAGCTTTCAAGAGATTATTTCTACTCTTTTTCCGATTTTTTTATTGCCCGTTTCTCATTGCCATTAGCCTCTTCAACCTGGTGGCCGGATCATCCCGTATGCCCTCAACCATCAACACGAGATCTCTCCACTGCATGGGATAAGAGCGGCTATTTTCATCGTATGAGGGTATGCGGAAGGTACCTTCCTCGAGCCTTTTCATGTACAGGACCAACCCTCCATCTTCTGCATGCAAAAGCTTCATGGTTGTACGGTTTCGATTGATGAAGATGAAGACATCACCCATACGGACATCATATCCCATCTGGTTTTGTACAACACCACAGAGTGAGTTCATCCCTTTTCGCATGTCTGTCTTCCCAGGACACAAGAAGTAGCGCATGTTATCATTCAGGCAGAACATGGCGTGAGCAGATTTGATTCAGTAAATTGATAGCGATCTCTGTCTGGGCACTGCCAGTGAAACTGACCTGGATACCTCCCGGAAGTTTGATCCTGATCTCTCCCTGGCTGCTGCGGGGAGATGTGCCTGATACGGTGGCGGGGGCTTTTACAGGTAGGTTGATACTGATC
This genomic window from Dysgonomonadaceae bacterium zrk40 contains:
- the tnpB gene encoding IS66 family insertion sequence element accessory protein TnpB — protein: MFCLNDNMRYFLCPGKTDMRKGMNSLCGVVQNQMGYDVRMGDVFIFINRNRTTMKLLHAEDGGLVLYMKRLEEGTFRIPSYDENSRSYPMQWRDLVLMVEGIRDDPATRLKRLMAMRNGQ
- a CDS encoding transposase; translated protein: MGKRVIEIKAKNGTVYLYEDESYWDREKGYSTHKRTCIGKKGADGEAIYNTYYRNREKMHQLAAEVKKPNEVSNTTFVGETMILDKVTRDTGVSRVLTESYGENDARKIIALSYYQICRGKALSNAEDWLEQRGLGKMGLSSQRVSELLGRLKQDKVNTFFQLWAGEHAEKGSQLFDLTSVSTYGKRNPYAEYGYNRDRENLEQINLALLTSCGSGLPMWYQVLPGSMSDKVILDQVLSMMKKMEVPRFTFVGDRGFYSDYNLELLSREGYKFTIPVPSNVAWQKKLIAEHRDTLVRPGNLIEENGSIMYGKTIYKTTPAHGRTWYHLYFDPARKDKIIASFMQKLRALKDELEADKLVESHRTMYERYFIVKETPVRGRSVNYNDEAIQEFINSDSCYWVLISTSAKTAVQALEQYRERNGVELYFDDEKNLLDLRRLKNHSEQTIKGKIFVTFISLIILARLRKMVDQIDKKKRKHWSEQDMLRKVETYARVHFEGKYKDVYSTPTAAQRLVFDLLEIPYTFKGKESTSGREL